In Buchnera aphidicola (Chaetogeoica yunlongensis), the genomic stretch ATTCTAGAAGGAAGTATGTCATACTATATTAAATTTTTATTGTTTATATTTTCATCATAATCAAAATATATAAATTGTTTTAGGTGTTATATGGGTTTATTAGATGGAAAAAAAATTTTAGTTACAGGTATAGCAAATAAATATTCTATTGCATATGGTATAGCACAATCTTTATATAAACAAAATGCTACATTAGCTTTTACATATCATACTGAAAAAACAAGAAAAAAAGTGCTTAATATAGCAAATGAAATGGGAGTAAAACTTGTGATTCCGTGTGATGTTACTAATGATAACAGTATTAAAAAATTATTTTTTTGTATTAAAAAAAAATGGAATAAATTTGATGGTTTTGTTCATTCAATTGCTCATTCTTCTAAAAAACAGTTATCTGGAGATTATATAAATAATATTACTAGAACTGATTTTTCTAGGGTGTTAGATGTAAGTTGTTATAGTTTTTCTGGTATGGCTAAAGAATGTAGAAATATATTAAAAACTAATGCTTCCTTATTAACTTTAAGTTATATAGGATCTCAACGAGTTATTCCTAATTATAATGTTATGGGAATCGCTAAAGCAGCATTAGAATCTAATGTAAAGTATATGGCTTATTATATGGGGCCAAATGGTATTCGCGTTAATGCCATATCTCCATCTCCACTCAAAACATTGTCTATATATGGTATTAAAAATTTTAAAAAATTGCTAAATTTTACTACTATGTGTTCTCCTAATAAAAATCCTATTACTATCCAAGATGTAGGAAATGTTGCTGCATTTTTATCTTCAGATTTATCTAAAGGAATTACAGGGCAAATAATTTATGTAGATGGAGGATTACATATCACTGCTATGAATAACTTCAAATAGCTCTATATATATTTTATTTAAAAAAGATTTATATATCTATTTCAAAATAGGTTGTAGAACTATGTTTCATAATAATCCATTATTATTTAAATTAAAAAAAAAATTAAGCTCAAAAACATCTAGAATAGAGGGTATAGTAAAAAGTACTGATAAAGGATTTGGTTTTTTAGAAATAGATTCTAATACTAGTTATTTTATCCCACCTACAAAAATGAAAAAAGTAATGCATGGAGATCGCATTACTGCATTATTAAAAATAGAAAATTTTAGAGAAATTGCTGACCCTGAAAAATTAATTGAACCTTTTTTGACTAGATTTGTTGGAAAAATTCAAATTAATCAATCTGTAGTATCTATTATACCAAATTATCCGTTTTTAAAAACTGGGATTGTTTGTATTGTCTCTTGTAATTTACCTAAACATGCAAAAACAGGAGATTGGGCTACAGCAATATTAGTCAAACATAAATTAATATCTGGACATCATAAATTTTTAGCTAAATTAACGGAATATATAATAAACAAAGAAGATTTTTTAGCTCCTTGGTTAGTGACTCTTGCACATTATCAATTAGAGTCTCAATGTCATGAATTAAATTCTAGTTCAATTACTTTTGATAGTTCTGTATTAAGAAAAGATTTAACACATTTGAATTTTATTACTATTGATAGTATTACTACACGAGACATTGATGATGCTGT encodes the following:
- a CDS encoding enoyl-ACP reductase, with translation MGLLDGKKILVTGIANKYSIAYGIAQSLYKQNATLAFTYHTEKTRKKVLNIANEMGVKLVIPCDVTNDNSIKKLFFCIKKKWNKFDGFVHSIAHSSKKQLSGDYINNITRTDFSRVLDVSCYSFSGMAKECRNILKTNASLLTLSYIGSQRVIPNYNVMGIAKAALESNVKYMAYYMGPNGIRVNAISPSPLKTLSIYGIKNFKKLLNFTTMCSPNKNPITIQDVGNVAAFLSSDLSKGITGQIIYVDGGLHITAMNNFK